From the Flavobacterium galactosidilyticum genome, one window contains:
- a CDS encoding glycoside hydrolase family 3 protein: protein MTLEQKIGQFFFPAVFINDTEENIQEMERLIKQHNIGGLTFFHSRASAATNYETKKKVVFNDDSYQRLKDLVIRYQKCASTPLLMSIDAEWGLAMRVEKTPQYPYAITLGALPESESHLVYEVGKQIGLDLKSAGVHYNLAPLADINNNPNNPVIGYRSFGENKEKVSNFALEYLKGMNDVGVLGCLKHFPGHGNTSVDSHLGLPILEENLEQLLENELVPFIKGIENNVDSIMVGHLAVPALNEGKNTSATLSKSIIETLLRKQLGYDGLVISDALNMHSVSSLYDKKGQLEWEAFNAGNDVLCFAENVVEGIQEILKNASPERIEASYNRLMKCKQKVGIIDSNSFISGDLDFEKTAQLNTKIAQNSITKIKDNNNTSVFLDGSKKGKVAKISLYKSTENTFFQTLNKTISSPEFSIEMGSIHEIEALEKNLAEYDTLILSLFVPKAKPLNKFDIDEAVLEFLKNIFSSKKCVLYVFGNPYSLQVIPNLESTFGIIQVYQDFTEFQEIAAQQLIHNLECEGSLPVFINGL, encoded by the coding sequence ATGACATTAGAACAAAAAATAGGACAATTTTTCTTTCCAGCAGTTTTCATCAATGATACAGAAGAAAATATTCAGGAAATGGAGCGATTAATCAAGCAGCATAACATAGGTGGACTCACATTTTTTCATAGTAGAGCGAGTGCCGCAACCAATTATGAAACTAAAAAAAAGGTAGTTTTCAATGATGATAGTTATCAACGTTTAAAAGATCTTGTTATACGTTATCAAAAATGTGCTTCTACTCCATTATTAATGAGTATTGATGCCGAATGGGGATTAGCCATGCGTGTCGAAAAAACGCCTCAGTATCCTTATGCAATTACTTTGGGCGCCTTACCAGAGTCCGAATCACATTTAGTTTATGAAGTAGGAAAACAAATAGGTCTGGATTTAAAATCTGCAGGAGTTCATTACAATTTGGCTCCTTTAGCTGATATTAATAACAATCCAAATAATCCTGTAATTGGCTATCGTTCTTTTGGTGAAAATAAAGAAAAAGTCAGCAATTTTGCTTTAGAATATCTCAAAGGAATGAATGATGTAGGCGTTTTAGGATGTCTTAAACATTTTCCGGGTCATGGAAACACAAGCGTCGATTCTCATTTAGGATTGCCTATTTTAGAAGAAAATTTAGAGCAATTATTAGAAAACGAATTGGTTCCATTTATAAAAGGAATTGAAAATAATGTCGATTCTATTATGGTTGGCCATTTGGCCGTTCCCGCTTTAAATGAAGGTAAAAACACCTCGGCAACTTTATCGAAATCCATTATAGAAACGCTTTTGCGAAAGCAATTGGGTTATGATGGTTTAGTCATTTCTGATGCGCTGAACATGCATAGTGTTTCGAGTTTGTATGATAAAAAAGGCCAACTGGAATGGGAAGCTTTCAATGCTGGAAATGATGTGTTATGTTTTGCAGAAAATGTTGTTGAAGGAATTCAAGAAATCCTAAAAAACGCTTCACCTGAACGCATAGAAGCTAGTTATAACCGCTTGATGAAATGCAAACAAAAAGTAGGAATTATTGACTCAAATAGTTTTATTTCTGGTGATTTAGATTTTGAAAAAACAGCTCAACTTAATACAAAAATAGCTCAGAATTCTATCACTAAAATTAAAGATAACAACAATACTTCTGTTTTTTTGGATGGATCCAAAAAAGGAAAAGTCGCAAAGATAAGTTTATACAAAAGTACTGAAAACACTTTTTTTCAAACTTTAAACAAAACAATTTCTTCCCCAGAATTTTCAATTGAAATGGGATCTATACATGAAATTGAAGCCTTAGAAAAAAATCTTGCTGAATACGACACCTTAATACTATCGTTATTTGTTCCAAAAGCAAAACCATTGAATAAATTTGATATTGACGAAGCAGTTTTAGAATTCTTAAAAAACATATTTAGTAGTAAAAAATGTGTTTTATATGTTTTTGGAAACCCGTATTCGTTACAAGTAATTCCAAATCTGGAATCTACTTTCGGAATTATTCAAGTTTATCAAGATTTTACAGAGTTTCAAGAAATTGCTGCGCAGCAATTGATACATAACTTGGAATGCGAAGGATCTCTTCCAGTGTTCATCAATGGTTTATAA
- a CDS encoding MFS transporter, whose amino-acid sequence MKTDNRPWYWIPVLNFASGFPYVIIISVSVLMYKNLGISNEDIGLYTSLLYLPWVIKPLWSPFIDLYGTKRKWFLSMQLLISIAFLIVGLIIPANQFFILSLAVFWVAAFASASNDVASDGFYMLALEKEQQSFFLGIRSTFYRASMLTGNGLIILLAGYLEHRFGNNVQAWSYTMIFVGIVMSILTVYNYFATPKAELSIKFGENEEKSFGKVFGSFFKKKQIGLILAFILLFRLGESQLLKMLTPFLVDPISDGGMGLQTEDVGIIYGTFGLIALTIGGILGGIAISRHGLGKWMLPMILAMHLPIIGFVLLSHFHPSSVIYIYLTVIAEQFGYGFGFAAFMMYLIYVAEGESKTSHYSIATGFMALGMMLPGMVSGYIQDYLGYGNFFIWVFIATIPGLILSRFLIFPKEFGKKQE is encoded by the coding sequence ATGAAAACAGATAACAGACCTTGGTATTGGATTCCCGTTTTAAACTTTGCTTCCGGTTTTCCGTATGTAATCATAATATCCGTTTCGGTATTAATGTACAAAAATTTGGGAATAAGCAACGAAGACATTGGTTTATATACCAGTTTATTATATTTGCCTTGGGTAATAAAACCATTGTGGAGTCCATTTATAGATTTATACGGGACTAAAAGAAAATGGTTTTTATCGATGCAATTGCTCATTTCAATTGCCTTTTTAATTGTAGGTCTCATTATTCCAGCTAATCAATTTTTCATATTAAGTTTAGCCGTTTTTTGGGTGGCTGCTTTTGCATCAGCGTCAAATGATGTGGCAAGTGACGGTTTTTATATGCTAGCTCTAGAGAAAGAACAACAATCTTTCTTTTTAGGGATTAGAAGTACATTTTATAGAGCATCGATGCTTACTGGAAATGGATTAATTATTTTGCTAGCAGGTTATTTAGAGCATCGTTTTGGTAATAATGTACAAGCGTGGTCTTATACTATGATTTTCGTGGGAATTGTTATGTCAATTTTAACTGTTTATAATTATTTTGCTACGCCAAAAGCGGAACTTTCAATTAAATTTGGAGAAAATGAAGAGAAAAGTTTCGGTAAAGTTTTTGGCAGCTTTTTCAAGAAAAAACAAATTGGATTAATACTGGCTTTCATTCTTTTATTTCGTTTGGGAGAATCACAATTATTAAAAATGCTAACTCCATTTTTAGTTGATCCGATCTCTGATGGCGGAATGGGATTACAAACTGAAGATGTGGGTATTATTTATGGAACTTTTGGACTAATTGCGTTAACAATTGGTGGAATTTTAGGCGGAATTGCTATTTCGAGACATGGTTTAGGAAAATGGATGTTACCTATGATTTTAGCAATGCACTTACCAATAATAGGATTTGTTTTGTTATCACATTTCCATCCTAGTTCGGTTATTTACATTTATCTGACCGTAATAGCAGAACAATTCGGTTACGGTTTTGGTTTTGCTGCTTTTATGATGTATTTGATTTACGTAGCTGAAGGCGAATCAAAAACCTCCCACTACTCTATTGCAACTGGATTTATGGCACTTGGAATGATGCTTCCAGGAATGGTGAGTGGCTATATTCAAGATTATTTAGGATATGGTAATTTCTTTATTTGGGTATTTATAGCCACAATTCCAGGATTGATACTTTCAAGATTTTTGATATTTCCAAAAGAGTTTGGCAAGAAACAAGAGTAA